tgtgtaaaatacaattattagaatataaaaatatataaattatcacatatataGTATTGTTCATCTGgattatcaataatacGGAAGTTAGTTACATTTAATcgcattaaaaattatattattaccaACAATACACCTAAACTTTACATATTAGTGGTTTATACCGAAATGAAACATGctacaacaaataaaacCGCACCTCCCAGCAAATTTTTGCGGAAGGGATTGTGCTGTCCTGACTGCGGACCCATGGGCATTGTATTACTTGATCATTGTGAAGGCAATCAAATTTGCAACAATTGCGGGAGAGTTTTGGAATCTCATATGATCTCAGATGAACAAGAATGGCGCAGTTTTAACACAGAAAGTTCAGGGGGAGCTGGATCCGATAGAAATCGCGTGGGCGAGGCGTTAGATCACTGGACTGAGTCCCAAGTTTCGGCCACAACTTTTCTAGGAGGCGGAAAGAGGCTACAACAGATCCAAGAGTCTACGAGTGTTTCGAACCAGCAAGACAGATTGCTTCGTCAAGCCTTTGTTCAACTTCGTTCCATTGCCGAGTGTTTTGGGTTGCAGGAGCACACGATGGAAAGAGCTAAGGAGATCGCCAAAGATTTGCAATTGGCCGGTCATTTGAAGGGGAGATGCAATACCCTTAATATGTTAGCTGTGACGTATTTAGCGTGCCGTGAGGCTTCACTATTTCGCACAGTTAAGGAGTTGATTGTATACGACAGAAGTTTGACTGAAAGGGACTTGGCAAGGAGTATAAACAAGCTTAAAAAGTTTCTTCCACATCGCGGAGCAGCGTTTTTTGAATCCGCCTCGCAGCTTCTTGACAGATTTTGTTCCAGGCTATCACTATCTACCAATTTATGTTCAGTGGCTGAGCATGCGGTTGAAAAGGCTTGTAATATTGTGACAACTGCGCATAGGCCTACTAGCATGGCTGCAGGAGTTTTGTTTTTGAttgtacaaatatttactttgGAGGGGTCGGATGAAAAAATGCCCAGCATTTCTGATATAGCCCGGGTTTGCAGCGTGGGTGAACACACAGTTAGACGAACATTTAGGGAATTATTGCCTATTGCCACCCGGATTTTGCCTGCTAACTTCCAATCACAGCATTATGAAGGCATACAACGGGTACTGGAACTTAAGAAGTAATTCCTAGCCAATAGCATGCAACTGTTTTGTGGATTTTATGATCTAGTTGTTCGGCTAGCTAGTTAGATATTGATCATTGACTGTACGGTGTACATGAATTTAACAAACCCACATTAATTTTCTTATGAATTTTCGTATCACTATGACACTAAATCGTCATAGATATGATGTGCGATAGGATCAAGGCTTTAGTGTTACTCTTTTATCACCGTTCTATTTTAACCATATATGGGTATATGTGTTTCAATAACAGTTATATCCGATTATTCGTTATGAATAGGTAAATTACACTACTTGATCACGTGTAGTGTAAATATCATATGATTCCACTACAAAATCTATTATTTAAGTACacatacaaaatttaattatatttaccaaATCAAATGTATTTAAGTAGATAATATGTTATCATAGACGCATGCGTACCCATGATTTGTGTTCTAATATTCTTTTAGTGTTACACATAACACAATTTGTGCAGACACTgcacatataaatataaatatataacaatatgtttatatttatattgttatatattttttgaataattaaaaGGATCTAGGAATGGTGTCATTGATGCctattataacaaattgtcAGCATAGTAAAGCTGTGATCTGGGGTGTTCCAGTACCATCTTACGTAGCAATATGGCCCAATCGTTTAGGGATATTTTTAACTCTTTTTCAGGCATGGCTTCTGCCCAATCTTCAGGACCAGTTGAAGATACTTCCGAAAGAGTTGAAGTATCCTCACTTGCGCTGCTCAAGATGTTGAAACACGGCCGTGTATGTATTGTGTCATTTAGGCTGGAGTCCCAATGGAGGTTATGGGATTGATGCTAGGGGAATTTGTGGACAATTATACGATCAGGGTTGTGGATGTTTTTTCAATGCCCCAATCtggtaattttgtataattatttaggcaATAGTGTGAGTGTGGAAGCAGTGGATCCGGTATATCAGACGGTTATGCTGGATCAACTTAAGCGAACTGGGAGGCCTGAAATGGTGGTTGGTTGGTACCATTCTCATCCGGGTTTTGGTTGTTGGTTTTCTGGTGCGAAGCTATAAGAGGTTACATATGCTATTTTATCATTGtgaaatgataaaatatatatctaaCTCATAAAAATAAGAAAAAATACTTATTTAGGCACTGACGTGAATACTCAGCAAAGCTTTGAACAACTAAATCCCCGCGCCGTGGGCATAGTGGTGGATCCCATTCAAAGTGTTAAGGGCAAGGTCGTAATTGACTGCTTTAGACTAATAAATCCTCACCTAATGATGTTAGGTAAGTCTCCGcatttattcattataaTCATCATTAAACACTTTCACTTAGGGCACGAACCCAGGCAAACCACTAGTAATATTGGCCACTTACAAAAGCCCACAATTACAGCATTGGTGCATGGCTTGAATCGTAACTATTATTCTATTGTTATAAAGTACAGAAGAACTCAGCTTGAGACAGATATGATGATTAAATTTCACCAATTTAAGTGGACAAACGAACTGAAAATACAAAATCTGTCGGAGTTTTCCAAGGAAAATGACCAGGGAATTGAGGAGTTGAGTCAGCTGATAGAAAAGTATAAGAACGAGATACTGGAAGAAGCTAAAATGTCGCCAGAAGAGTTACAACTTTCACAAGTGGGGAAGATTGATGTAAAGAATAGACTTGAGAATTGCGTAACTTCATTGTTAAACAACAATATCCTCCACTCCATATCCCTGATGCTACCCACACAGTATATTCAGTAATAACACTTACGTAAACTTTGGTTTAACCTAGAATGCCAAATAAATTGAGTCatgtattaattatcaaaatgtAAACGTATAGAGGCCAATTAATTGTCATGTCAACATGCAATTACTGTGTTAGTTTTTGTAGGAAATTTGTTAGCTTATGAAGGATTTTAAGTTGTTCAGAAGTTTACACCAAAATGGCACAATCATTAGCATATTGCAGTTGTTTAAAtcgataaaaatattaggCGATAGGGAACTGTTACAATCTTAAGTAAACTTCATGGTATTTTATAGCACTAGACCGCAAagaataaattttcataataaattatgtatcaaattattgttGTTGTAGTCACTAATTGACATATACAATACTTAGTTGAGGGGTAAGTGACGACCATGGGATTGATATActaatattacatatttttgtttataaaGTCagaattgttattaatataaataataacaaatgtgGAAGCtttataaacaaaaatatgGGATATATGTACTACAATGATACACCACATCACTACCCTTCATTAGGGGATCGAGAGCTATTATGACATGTTGCAGTACGGGCAATACATGGCTGTTCCGAAAGCTACCGAAGAAAATTTATCTCCAGTTATCCTCTTCTGTGGACATATCGTACTCCGAAGCCAATCACCTATTCAACAGGTTCAAGACTCTTTCAAGCCGTGGCTATATGTGCCTCAAGCAGTTTAGGGATTCATTGGGGCTCATAGGATCGATTGAACTATTTCTCCCAGAAAGGATGTTTTATGCATTCGACATCGATTGTGATGGGAAACTATCATTTTTAGACTATGCCACTAGTCTGTTTACAATGCTTAGGGGTAGTGAATCAGCCAAGCTAGAGCTTTCGTACAAGATTATAAACACCAAATGCAAATTACATGGAATAACATTGGACGAATTTGTTGAATTGGTACGATCAATATTTGAGGCAAAAGCATCACTATTGCGTGAAACTCCTCAGACACCTTCATATGAGCaaatatatgaaatattcTATCAGGTATCTTCGGTGAATTCGTATGGAGATAGAGAGATTTCTAAAAAGGATTACATAGTGGCAATTAGgacaaattacaaatttgcaGCTTTGCTAGGCGTATCAAACCAGCATCCTTTGCAAAGTTATTGTAGCGTATGCGCTAGAACTATTACGGATAACTCACAAACTCCATTTTATTCGACACAAAATAGACACTACTACAATCACGTAAATGTTGGACACTCTGAATTTCGTCGTACATACTATGGAAAGAGAATTATTAAGCAAATTCGCAGTAAGCCCATAAGGGATTTTGCCTCTGAGGTTTCATTACCAATTCAGAAACCGGGCAATTCAAACGAAGTTGTAAATCCAAAATGCCTTGCGGTGTACTTTGGTCATAAGAGGTGGAATCATGTCATTAACACGATGATCGGTCTTAGATTAACTGCCAAGCAAGTGTATAAACATGAAAGGAGACAAATATTTCCCGCAGATTTTAACGAATACTATACATTCATAATAAATCCAAATGATTGGCTACAGAAAGGTCCAGTGGAAGAAATGACTG
The DNA window shown above is from Babesia microti strain RI chromosome III, complete genome and carries:
- a CDS encoding transcription initiation factor TFIIB (overlaps_old_locusTagID:BBM_III02050); translation: MKHATTNKTAPPSKFLRKGLCCPDCGPMGIVLLDHCEGNQICNNCGRVLESHMISDEQEWRSFNTESSGGAGSDRNRVGEALDHWTESQVSATTFLGGGKRLQQIQESTSVSNQQDRLLRQAFVQLRSIAECFGLQEHTMERAKEIAKDLQLAGHLKGRCNTLNMLAVTYLACREASLFRTVKELIVYDRSLTERDLARSINKLKKFLPHRGAAFFESASQLLDRFCSRLSLSTNLCSVAEHAVEKACNIVTTAHRPTSMAAGVLFLIVQIFTLEGSDEKMPSISDIARVCSVGEHTVRRTFRELLPIATRILPANFQSQHYEGIQRVLELKK
- a CDS encoding 26S proteasome regulatory subunit N11 (overlaps_old_locusTagID:BBM_III02055); its protein translation is MAQSFRDIFNSFSGMASAQSSGPVEDTSERVEVSSLALLKMLKHGRAGVPMEVMGLMLGEFVDNYTIRVVDVFSMPQSGNSVSVEAVDPVYQTVMLDQLKRTGRPEMVVGWYHSHPGFGCWFSGTDVNTQQSFEQLNPRAVGIVVDPIQSVKGKVVIDCFRLINPHLMMLGHEPRQTTSNIGHLQKPTITALVHGLNRNYYSIVIKYRRTQLETDMMIKFHQFKWTNELKIQNLSEFSKENDQGIEELSQLIEKYKNEILEEAKMSPEELQLSQVGKIDVKNRLENCVTSLLNNNILHSISLMLPTQYIQ
- a CDS encoding 1-phosphatidylinositol-4-phosphate 5-kinase (overlaps_old_locusTagID:BBM_III02060), with protein sequence MTCCSTGNTWLFRKLPKKIYLQLSSSVDISYSEANHLFNRFKTLSSRGYMCLKQFRDSLGLIGSIELFLPERMFYAFDIDCDGKLSFLDYATSLFTMLRGSESAKLELSYKIINTKCKLHGITLDEFVELVRSIFEAKASLLRETPQTPSYEQIYEIFYQVSSVNSYGDREISKKDYIVAIRTNYKFAALLGVSNQHPLQSYCSVCARTITDNSQTPFYSTQNRHYYNHVNVGHSEFRRTYYGKRIIKQIRSKPIRDFASEVSLPIQKPGNSNEVVNPKCLAVYFGHKRWNHVINTMIGLRLTAKQVYKHERRQIFPADFNEYYTFIINPNDWLQKGPVEEMTEHSVRFTEYAPRVFREVREMAGLTQQEYCESVGPEQLIGNMAMGNLSTMSELVSEGKSGALFYYSPNGRLIIKTINKRCAQYFRKWLVFYYSHYAKNPNMLITKFYGVFSLLSPTTRGKREKLYFIVMNNVFHSNVTIHRRYDLKGSIVGRSLPEDEREDHTIALKDLDILYYNDKIRIGVDRKKKLLAALRIDVNFLRESKFLDYSLLVGFHYRNKSKDHVHWEIDQMSLETWNSIKSEDRSEMYYLGIIDIFTKWGFRKSMEHLMRSIQTFKPGKISCIHPRKYADRFQQFVSSIVI